A portion of the Deinococcus peraridilitoris DSM 19664 genome contains these proteins:
- a CDS encoding AIM24 family protein, producing MEFRKLDQSQPGQGMQFDVYAYERIAANTLGGAKNVHYARETGMVLYQLAIELSGGAVQLQPGAMQYVRGAVQMETVGGGGGVGGFLRRAVTSAGTGESSFRNRFSGHGTIWTEPTFQHLVVATLDSPADALLLDDRAFYAAEDSIKVEAHVNRNIAQGMLGGEGLIQPKISGQGAFVLESPVPASELDIIDLHNDQLILDGDLALAFSASLEFRIEKSQRGVLNTHRSGEGLVHVFRGTGQVWVMPTMGLAQRFESPVQNVFVTNPTTR from the coding sequence ATGGAATTCAGAAAGCTTGATCAGTCGCAGCCAGGGCAGGGAATGCAGTTTGATGTGTACGCCTACGAGCGCATCGCCGCCAACACCCTGGGCGGCGCAAAAAACGTGCACTACGCCCGCGAAACGGGCATGGTTCTGTACCAGCTGGCCATTGAGCTCTCGGGAGGTGCAGTGCAGTTGCAGCCCGGCGCCATGCAATACGTCAGGGGTGCGGTTCAGATGGAAACCGTGGGCGGTGGAGGCGGCGTGGGTGGATTCCTGCGGCGGGCAGTCACCAGCGCCGGAACCGGTGAAAGCTCGTTTCGCAACCGTTTCAGCGGGCACGGAACGATCTGGACCGAGCCGACCTTTCAGCACCTGGTGGTGGCCACGCTGGACAGCCCCGCCGACGCCCTGCTGCTCGACGACCGCGCTTTCTACGCCGCTGAGGACAGCATCAAGGTCGAAGCGCACGTCAACCGCAACATCGCGCAGGGAATGCTCGGCGGCGAAGGCCTGATTCAGCCGAAAATCAGTGGGCAGGGAGCGTTCGTGCTGGAAAGTCCAGTTCCAGCAAGCGAACTTGACATCATCGATCTGCACAACGACCAGCTGATTCTCGACGGCGACCTGGCCCTTGCCTTCAGCGCATCACTGGAATTCCGCATCGAAAAATCCCAGCGTGGCGTGCTCAACACGCACCGCAGCGGAGAAGGCCTGGTCCACGTGTTCCGTGGCACCGGACAGGTCTGGGTCATGCCGACCATGGGACTGGCCCAGCGCTTCGAAAGTCCCGTTCAGAATGTCTTCGTGACCAATCCGACCACCCGCTGA
- a CDS encoding ABC transporter permease: MEEILGALLRALSFGTPLLLASLGAVINERAGVVNLGVEGMLALGALAGFAVAYDGANLWTAVGAGMLAGALASLLHAFVTITLRANQFVSGLALTMVGVGMAGLLGKRFEGMPLFLDPEPREWPFTLFAIALAVLLSVFLHMTRPGLVLRSVGENPASADVLGLSVARVRYLAVAFGGALAGMGGAYLSLVYRQTWTDNMSAGLGWIAVALVIFVGWNPLRAVFGAVFFGLLFYLQFSLQGNSPIPTEVFAAMPYVLVVVVLAFAGLRGQQGAAPEALGRPYTRGER, encoded by the coding sequence GTGGAAGAAATTCTCGGCGCGCTGCTGCGTGCCTTGTCGTTTGGCACTCCCCTGCTGCTCGCCAGCCTGGGCGCGGTCATCAACGAGCGTGCGGGCGTCGTGAACCTCGGCGTCGAAGGCATGCTCGCGCTGGGCGCGCTGGCCGGATTCGCCGTGGCGTACGACGGTGCCAATCTCTGGACCGCGGTGGGCGCCGGGATGCTGGCGGGCGCGCTGGCGTCCCTGCTCCACGCCTTCGTGACGATCACCTTGCGCGCCAACCAGTTCGTTTCGGGGCTGGCGCTCACCATGGTGGGAGTCGGCATGGCCGGACTGCTGGGAAAACGGTTCGAGGGCATGCCGCTCTTTCTGGATCCCGAGCCGCGCGAGTGGCCCTTTACGCTGTTCGCCATCGCGCTTGCCGTGCTGCTGTCGGTGTTTTTGCACATGACCCGCCCAGGGCTGGTGCTGCGTTCGGTGGGCGAAAATCCGGCCTCGGCCGACGTGCTGGGCTTGAGTGTCGCCCGGGTCCGCTACCTCGCCGTGGCGTTTGGCGGCGCGCTCGCCGGCATGGGCGGCGCGTACCTGTCACTGGTCTACCGGCAGACCTGGACCGACAACATGTCCGCCGGGCTCGGCTGGATCGCGGTGGCGCTGGTGATCTTTGTCGGATGGAATCCGCTGCGCGCCGTGTTCGGCGCGGTGTTCTTCGGGCTGCTCTTCTACCTGCAATTCAGCCTGCAGGGCAACTCGCCCATTCCGACCGAGGTGTTCGCGGCCATGCCGTACGTCCTGGTGGTGGTGGTGCTGGCCTTTGCCGGACTGCGCGGACAGCAGGGAGCAGCGCCCGAAGCGCTGGGGCGACCCTACACCCGTGGCGAGCGGTAA
- the xdhC gene encoding xanthine dehydrogenase accessory protein XdhC, with protein MRWLSELQRLTEQGVPAVVVTLLRVRGHAPREPGAKMIVTAQGTSGSVGGGNLEITAIRRARTILERREPEAALLELRLTDSAPVEFARQCCGGEITLLLEPFYPQQRTIAIFGLGHVGAAIARALAPLPVNLHLVDSRAAHAEDARFEYLQGENARLTLHHAPLPEVVLRGLPANSLVLVMTHDHAEDLMLMDAALYRADLGYIGLIGSKVKWLRFQQQLRTAGHTEESLSRVTSPIGVPGIRGKSPEVIAIAVAAQLLQLLEAQPSLQEVTHA; from the coding sequence ATGCGCTGGCTTTCCGAACTGCAGCGGCTCACCGAACAGGGTGTGCCCGCGGTGGTCGTGACGCTGCTGCGCGTCCGGGGGCACGCGCCCCGCGAACCAGGCGCCAAGATGATCGTGACCGCACAAGGCACGTCTGGCTCGGTCGGCGGCGGCAACCTGGAGATCACCGCCATCCGGCGCGCCCGCACGATCCTGGAACGGCGCGAACCTGAAGCGGCCCTGCTGGAACTGCGCCTGACCGACAGCGCGCCGGTCGAGTTCGCGCGTCAGTGTTGCGGCGGTGAAATCACGCTGCTGCTCGAACCGTTCTATCCGCAGCAGCGTACCATCGCCATCTTCGGCTTGGGTCACGTCGGCGCCGCCATCGCGCGGGCGCTCGCGCCCCTGCCGGTCAATCTGCACCTGGTCGATTCGCGCGCGGCGCACGCCGAGGACGCGCGCTTCGAATACCTCCAGGGTGAGAACGCACGCCTCACGCTTCACCATGCCCCTCTTCCCGAGGTGGTGCTGCGCGGATTGCCTGCCAATTCCCTGGTGCTGGTCATGACGCACGACCATGCCGAAGACCTGATGCTGATGGACGCCGCGCTGTACCGGGCGGACCTGGGATACATCGGCCTGATCGGCTCTAAAGTGAAGTGGTTGCGTTTTCAGCAGCAACTTCGGACGGCGGGGCACACGGAAGAAAGCCTCAGCAGGGTGACTTCGCCGATCGGCGTTCCCGGAATTCGTGGAAAGTCACCCGAGGTGATCGCCATTGCCGTGGCAGCCCAGCTTCTGCAGCTGCTCGAAGCGCAACCAAGTCTTCAAGAGGTCACCCATGCCTGA
- a CDS encoding BMP family ABC transporter substrate-binding protein, whose translation MKKMTWLATTLALTASMAGAQSDKLKACFIYVGPVGDIGWTYAHDEARRAAEKQLPWLETKYVESVPEGNATPVIDRLVAENCKVIFTTSFGFMDQTLEAAKKYPNVIFAHASGFKRAPNMATYMADFYQVYYLNGLMAGALTKTGNIGYVAAFPIPELKRHISAFALGARAANPNAKVNVKWINAWFDPAKAREASEALIAQKNDVLAFTEDTATVVQTAARRKVPSFAHYSPMYKFAPDYVVSGQLVHWDKIYVDFLKKVKSGEYTTKNLQNVDYWWLMKEGAVELGTQNGMAINPKWVPQLKAAKMKVNGKTVSVYDHVMELSKNLTSAKPTFDPFTGPIKDRNGVTRVPAGKVMTPAELNNMQWVVPGVTGQVADEPK comes from the coding sequence ATGAAGAAAATGACCTGGTTGGCCACGACGCTGGCGCTTACCGCGAGCATGGCCGGCGCACAGAGCGACAAGCTCAAAGCCTGCTTCATCTACGTTGGGCCCGTCGGCGACATCGGCTGGACATACGCGCACGACGAAGCGCGCCGCGCTGCCGAGAAACAGCTTCCCTGGCTCGAAACCAAATACGTGGAATCCGTTCCGGAAGGCAACGCCACACCGGTCATCGACCGCCTGGTCGCCGAGAACTGCAAGGTCATCTTCACGACCAGCTTCGGCTTCATGGACCAGACCCTCGAAGCAGCCAAGAAATATCCGAACGTTATTTTCGCGCACGCGTCGGGCTTCAAACGCGCGCCGAACATGGCCACGTACATGGCCGACTTTTACCAGGTGTACTACCTCAACGGCCTGATGGCCGGCGCCCTCACCAAGACCGGCAACATCGGTTACGTCGCCGCCTTCCCCATTCCCGAACTCAAGCGCCACATCAGCGCGTTCGCCCTCGGCGCACGCGCCGCGAACCCCAACGCCAAGGTCAACGTCAAATGGATCAACGCCTGGTTCGACCCGGCCAAGGCGCGTGAAGCAAGCGAAGCGCTCATCGCGCAGAAGAACGACGTGCTGGCCTTCACTGAAGACACCGCCACGGTGGTCCAGACAGCGGCGCGGCGCAAGGTGCCCAGCTTCGCGCACTACTCGCCCATGTACAAATTTGCCCCCGACTACGTCGTCTCAGGCCAACTGGTCCATTGGGACAAGATCTACGTGGACTTCCTGAAAAAGGTCAAGAGCGGTGAGTACACCACCAAAAATCTGCAGAACGTCGACTACTGGTGGCTGATGAAGGAAGGCGCCGTGGAGCTCGGAACGCAAAACGGCATGGCCATCAACCCCAAGTGGGTACCGCAACTCAAGGCCGCAAAGATGAAGGTGAACGGCAAGACCGTCAGCGTCTACGACCACGTGATGGAACTGAGCAAGAACCTCACGAGCGCCAAACCCACCTTTGATCCGTTCACCGGTCCGATCAAGGACCGCAACGGCGTTACCCGCGTCCCTGCCGGCAAGGTGATGACTCCGGCCGAACTGAACAACATGCAGTGGGTCGTACCGGGCGTGACCGGCCAGGTGGCCGACGAACCCAAATAA
- a CDS encoding LacI family DNA-binding transcriptional regulator encodes MTVSNVINNKPGMSEETRLRVQRAIEATGYVSNAAARLLTGKRANMIGVLTPRLNWPFVTEILQSASTVAEAEGLNLAIFTTASNPTLERERAMLLRTLADGVLLVIPSADEHQVFGNVVPVVTLGAYGERTVKVDNFEGARLAVRHLIELGHTRIAHVHGQHNDLRDAAEREQGFVSALEEAGLDVLPGYLQDGEFSEEGGRRAAHALLTLPDAPTAIFAANDRSAIGVMEAAAQLGLRVPHDLSVVGFDDIHAAAYTDPPLTTVRQPLQQMGEKAARVLIDLMRGETGVEQHVLFPASLVVRQSTAVPRAHQEVRVSP; translated from the coding sequence ATGACCGTGTCCAATGTCATCAACAACAAACCCGGCATGTCCGAAGAAACCCGCCTTCGGGTGCAGCGTGCCATCGAAGCCACCGGGTACGTGTCGAATGCTGCGGCGCGCCTGCTGACCGGCAAGCGCGCCAACATGATCGGGGTTCTGACCCCGCGCCTCAACTGGCCGTTCGTCACCGAAATTCTCCAGAGCGCCAGCACCGTCGCCGAAGCCGAGGGGCTCAACCTGGCGATTTTCACCACCGCTTCCAACCCGACCCTGGAGCGCGAACGGGCCATGTTGCTGCGGACGCTCGCAGACGGCGTGCTGCTGGTCATTCCTTCCGCCGACGAACATCAGGTGTTCGGCAATGTCGTGCCTGTCGTGACACTCGGCGCGTACGGCGAGCGTACCGTCAAGGTCGACAACTTCGAAGGAGCCCGTCTGGCCGTGCGGCACCTGATCGAGCTCGGCCACACCCGCATCGCTCACGTCCACGGACAGCACAACGATTTGCGCGACGCTGCAGAACGCGAACAAGGCTTTGTCAGCGCGCTTGAGGAAGCTGGACTGGACGTTCTCCCGGGCTACCTGCAGGACGGCGAGTTCTCCGAAGAAGGCGGCCGGCGTGCTGCTCACGCCCTGCTGACCCTGCCGGACGCACCTACGGCCATCTTCGCGGCCAATGACCGCTCGGCCATCGGGGTGATGGAGGCCGCCGCACAGCTGGGATTACGGGTTCCGCACGACCTTTCGGTCGTTGGTTTCGATGATATTCATGCTGCGGCCTACACCGATCCACCGCTCACCACCGTGCGTCAGCCCCTGCAGCAGATGGGGGAAAAAGCCGCTCGCGTACTGATCGATTTGATGCGCGGCGAAACCGGCGTCGAACAGCACGTCCTCTTCCCTGCCAGCCTGGTCGTCCGTCAATCGACGGCCGTGCCCAGAGCGCACCAGGAGGTCCGCGTGAGCCCCTGA
- a CDS encoding ABC transporter substrate-binding protein, whose protein sequence is MKRTALSVMTLLTATLTATAVAQQPKNVFTVVRSSQWGAQNLNPFAPGDQHLPPTNSAIYESLFYVNPLDGKATPVLGTKYNWSKDNKTLTITTRDGVKWNDGKPFSAGDAAFTFNYLKQFPALDTSGIWKNGLTSVKATGSNTLTFAFDKPNTPIFQYLAGQMIVPEHVWSAIKDPVTETNTKPVATGPFTFDSYSQQALRVLKNPNYWMKGQPYVDAVVWYATNGNDAALLKLLKGEADYGYVGVSDPEGQYAKKGENLSYYWPVTGDNYLYFNTAKAPFNDPAFRRAISQAINTKNVAEKAYAGVADAAHSSGVIPAQQQQWLPASAKNLEVKFDAVAADTALTKAGYKKNAQGRRLGKDGKVLPSFKILVGAGWTDFITMAQVIGEDLKKVGVNTQIDQQAWSSYAGGLQTGTYDMGISWGWGGGPNPYYLYNQTFAPEYSAPVGKTAASNLSRYTNPAVTKALTAFKGTSDTAQQKKLMGTVITTVMQDMPWLPLTDRFNFSLYNTAKFTGMPTKQNPYTAGEADDVAAARLMYLNVKPKQ, encoded by the coding sequence ATGAAACGAACCGCTTTGTCCGTCATGACCCTGCTGACCGCCACCCTGACCGCCACGGCTGTCGCGCAGCAACCCAAGAACGTCTTCACTGTCGTTCGCTCCAGCCAGTGGGGCGCCCAGAACCTCAATCCCTTCGCGCCCGGCGACCAGCACCTGCCGCCCACCAACAGCGCCATCTACGAGTCGCTATTTTATGTCAACCCGCTTGACGGCAAGGCCACGCCGGTCCTGGGCACCAAGTACAACTGGAGCAAGGACAACAAGACCCTCACCATCACCACCCGCGACGGCGTGAAATGGAACGACGGCAAGCCCTTCAGCGCGGGCGACGCGGCCTTCACCTTCAATTACCTCAAGCAGTTCCCGGCCCTGGACACCTCGGGCATCTGGAAGAATGGCCTCACCAGCGTGAAGGCCACGGGTAGCAACACCCTCACCTTCGCCTTCGACAAGCCCAACACGCCCATCTTCCAGTACCTGGCCGGGCAGATGATCGTGCCCGAGCACGTGTGGAGCGCAATCAAGGATCCGGTGACCGAGACCAATACCAAGCCCGTCGCCACCGGTCCCTTCACCTTCGACAGCTACAGCCAGCAGGCGCTGCGTGTCCTCAAGAATCCCAACTACTGGATGAAGGGACAGCCCTATGTGGACGCCGTCGTGTGGTACGCCACCAACGGCAACGACGCGGCGCTGCTCAAACTGCTCAAGGGCGAAGCGGACTACGGCTACGTGGGCGTGTCCGACCCCGAAGGCCAGTACGCCAAGAAAGGCGAGAACCTCAGCTACTACTGGCCGGTGACGGGGGACAACTACCTGTACTTCAACACCGCCAAGGCACCCTTCAACGATCCCGCCTTCCGCCGCGCCATCTCCCAGGCCATCAATACCAAGAACGTGGCCGAGAAAGCCTACGCGGGTGTGGCCGACGCGGCCCACAGCAGCGGGGTCATCCCGGCGCAGCAACAGCAGTGGCTGCCCGCCAGCGCCAAGAATCTGGAAGTGAAGTTCGACGCCGTAGCCGCCGACACTGCCCTCACCAAGGCGGGCTACAAGAAGAACGCTCAGGGCCGCCGCCTGGGCAAGGACGGCAAGGTGCTGCCTTCCTTCAAGATCCTGGTGGGTGCCGGCTGGACCGACTTCATCACCATGGCGCAGGTCATCGGTGAAGACCTCAAGAAGGTCGGCGTGAACACCCAGATCGACCAGCAAGCGTGGAGCTCGTACGCGGGTGGTCTGCAGACCGGCACGTACGACATGGGCATCAGCTGGGGTTGGGGCGGCGGTCCTAACCCGTATTACCTGTACAACCAGACCTTCGCGCCCGAGTACAGCGCGCCGGTCGGCAAAACGGCGGCTTCGAACCTCTCGCGCTACACCAATCCCGCCGTCACCAAGGCGCTCACGGCGTTCAAGGGCACCAGCGACACCGCCCAGCAGAAGAAGCTGATGGGCACCGTCATCACCACGGTCATGCAGGACATGCCCTGGCTGCCGCTGACCGACCGCTTCAACTTCTCGCTGTACAACACCGCGAAGTTCACCGGCATGCCCACCAAGCAAAATCCCTACACCGCCGGTGAGGCCGACGACGTGGCCGCTGCACGCCTGATGTACCTCAACGTCAAGCCCAAGCAGTAA
- a CDS encoding ABC transporter permease, with amino-acid sequence MRFVPLLAPAPARTVLVTLAAVLLALLISGVVIAFSGVNPLEAYGTMLRGTITDARGWAEVLRRTIPLLLIGVGLTLAFRAQFFNIGAEGQLLIGAIFAGGVALFVPIPGPLLLPTMFLAGALGGGLWALLAGWLRLRLSVNEILSTLMLNYVAAYMLIYLIAGPWKGRDVRGFIYTDTFPPAASTAVLPGTLVHWPTLLLGVAAAVALQFLLTRSTRGFELRVVGENPGAARYAGISVTKTVLLMALITGGAAGLAGAGEVAGIHHRLLEPAQISLGYGFTAVIVAWLARGNPALCLVTAPLMGIILAGGDVLKISLNLPFRIVDVFSGVMLFCLIASEIFVRHRVRWGKS; translated from the coding sequence ATGCGCTTTGTTCCGCTGCTGGCCCCCGCTCCTGCCCGGACGGTCCTGGTGACGCTTGCGGCGGTTCTGCTGGCACTCCTCATCAGCGGCGTGGTGATCGCGTTTTCCGGTGTGAATCCGCTTGAAGCGTACGGCACGATGCTGCGCGGAACCATCACCGACGCGCGCGGCTGGGCCGAAGTGCTCAGGCGCACCATTCCGCTGCTGCTGATCGGCGTGGGCCTGACTTTGGCATTCCGGGCGCAGTTCTTCAACATCGGCGCAGAAGGGCAACTGTTGATCGGCGCGATCTTCGCGGGCGGCGTGGCACTGTTCGTGCCGATTCCCGGCCCACTGCTGCTGCCCACGATGTTTCTGGCCGGGGCGCTGGGAGGCGGCCTGTGGGCGCTGCTGGCAGGCTGGCTGCGCCTGCGGCTCAGCGTCAACGAAATTCTCAGCACCTTGATGCTCAACTACGTCGCGGCGTACATGCTGATCTACCTGATCGCCGGTCCGTGGAAGGGCCGGGATGTGCGGGGCTTCATCTACACCGACACGTTTCCCCCGGCAGCGTCGACGGCGGTCCTGCCCGGCACCCTGGTGCACTGGCCGACCCTGCTGCTGGGAGTGGCGGCAGCAGTCGCACTGCAGTTTCTGCTGACACGCTCGACGCGCGGATTCGAATTGCGTGTGGTTGGCGAGAACCCCGGCGCGGCACGCTACGCGGGAATCAGCGTGACGAAGACAGTGCTGCTGATGGCCCTGATCACCGGGGGTGCGGCCGGGCTCGCGGGCGCGGGCGAGGTGGCCGGCATCCACCACCGCCTGCTGGAACCCGCGCAGATCAGCCTGGGATACGGCTTCACGGCAGTCATCGTGGCCTGGCTGGCGCGGGGAAATCCCGCACTGTGTCTCGTGACGGCGCCCCTGATGGGCATCATCCTGGCAGGTGGCGACGTCCTGAAGATCAGCCTGAACCTGCCCTTCCGGATCGTGGATGTCTTCAGCGGCGTGATGCTGTTCTGCCTGATCGCGTCGGAAATCTTCGTGCGTCACCGCGTCCGGTGGGGCAAGTCGTGA
- a CDS encoding ABC transporter ATP-binding protein, giving the protein MPEPALQLLHITKRFPGVTANDDVNLDVYPGEVLALLGENGAGKSTLISILYGLYQPDDGEVRLQGRRVAIASPAHALKLGIGLVPQHPVLVGRHTVAENLALGASSFLQPARRVSHVIRDTERRYGLALDPNARVNTLSPGEKQRVEIVRALMRGANILILDEPTSVLTPQEAESLFEVMRELRVDGKSLIFISHKLDEVLAISNRVAVLRKGKMVGEAPIAEVSKASLAEMMVGRAVSFTRKRQEPRLGEVLLDVRNLSARSSRGLPALRSVSVQLRAGEVMGIAGVAGNGQSELVEVLSGLRPAEGGEITLAGRPLSGGPKRLFEAGVAHIPEDRIHMGTVPSMSVSENLALREYEKTPLARGFVRNVSAYGQRAREMISTFQIATPGVDTPSRLLSGGNIQKVILARELSENARLILASHPTYGLDIGATEQVHNVLLQRTYGGAAVLLVSEDLDELMSLSDRIAVLYHGELRGPFDARSVTREELGLLMAGGTLSEPPHVPSRSHV; this is encoded by the coding sequence ATGCCTGAGCCCGCGTTGCAGTTACTGCACATCACCAAACGATTCCCAGGAGTCACGGCGAACGATGACGTGAACCTCGACGTCTACCCCGGCGAAGTCCTGGCACTGCTGGGCGAAAACGGCGCCGGAAAAAGCACCCTGATCAGCATTCTGTACGGCCTGTACCAACCCGACGATGGCGAAGTGCGCCTGCAAGGTCGGCGTGTCGCCATTGCCTCGCCCGCGCACGCCCTGAAACTCGGCATCGGCCTGGTGCCGCAGCACCCGGTGCTGGTAGGTCGGCACACGGTCGCCGAGAACCTGGCCCTGGGCGCTTCGAGCTTTCTGCAGCCGGCGCGGCGGGTATCACACGTGATTCGCGACACCGAACGCCGGTACGGCCTGGCCCTCGACCCGAACGCGCGGGTGAACACCCTCTCGCCCGGCGAAAAGCAGCGGGTGGAGATCGTGCGTGCCCTCATGCGCGGCGCGAACATTCTGATTCTCGATGAACCGACCAGCGTCCTCACCCCGCAGGAAGCCGAGTCGCTGTTTGAGGTGATGCGTGAGCTGCGTGTGGACGGAAAATCGCTGATCTTCATTTCCCACAAGCTCGACGAGGTGCTGGCCATCAGCAACCGCGTGGCGGTGCTGCGCAAAGGAAAAATGGTCGGCGAGGCACCCATTGCCGAGGTGTCGAAGGCGAGCCTGGCAGAGATGATGGTGGGACGCGCCGTCTCGTTCACCCGCAAACGTCAGGAACCAAGGCTGGGCGAGGTCCTGCTGGACGTTCGCAACCTGAGCGCCCGGTCAAGCCGTGGACTGCCGGCCCTGAGGAGCGTCAGCGTGCAGTTGCGCGCCGGCGAGGTCATGGGAATTGCGGGCGTCGCGGGCAACGGGCAGAGTGAGCTGGTCGAGGTGCTGTCCGGCTTGCGTCCGGCTGAGGGTGGCGAAATCACGCTGGCCGGGCGGCCCCTGAGCGGCGGCCCCAAGCGCCTCTTTGAGGCCGGGGTTGCGCACATTCCCGAAGACCGCATTCACATGGGCACCGTCCCGAGCATGAGTGTCTCCGAGAATCTCGCCTTGCGCGAATATGAAAAGACGCCACTGGCCCGCGGCTTCGTTCGTAACGTCAGTGCGTACGGGCAGCGTGCACGTGAGATGATCAGCACCTTCCAGATCGCCACGCCGGGTGTGGATACACCCTCGCGGCTGCTGTCAGGCGGAAACATTCAGAAGGTGATCCTGGCCCGCGAACTGTCCGAAAATGCCCGATTGATTCTGGCCTCGCATCCCACCTACGGGCTGGACATCGGCGCGACGGAGCAGGTGCACAACGTCTTGTTGCAGCGCACCTACGGGGGCGCCGCCGTGCTGCTCGTCAGTGAGGACCTCGATGAGCTGATGTCGCTCTCGGACCGCATTGCCGTGCTTTACCACGGAGAATTGCGTGGGCCATTCGACGCCCGCTCGGTTACCCGGGAAGAGCTTGGTCTGCTGATGGCCGGAGGAACCCTGAGTGAACCTCCGCACGTTCCAAGCAGGAGCCACGTGTGA